A segment of the Amycolatopsis thermophila genome:
CGTCGAGGTTGGCCAGTGTGGTCGCCAGGCCGGTGCCGCTGCCGTAGTCGGTGTGGCCGGTGAGTTCGGACTGCAGTGCGTTCTCCATGATCTCGTGGGCGCGCAGGCCCAGGTCGTGCTGGTCGATCTGGGTGTCCGGAAAGGACTCCCGGAGCCGGTGGACGGCGTCGTCGAGCTGCCGGGCCACGGCGGTGAGGGCGGCGGCCGGCTCGTCGTGCCAGAGGCCGTATTCGAGGCGGTGGAAGCCGGTGAAGCCCGGGTCGGCGATGCCGCCCGGGAGGCCGTCCGCGGTGCCGTTGATGGCGGAGTCCGCGTCGCCGAACGCGCCGTAGGCCGCGCCGAGCCGTTCGTAGGTGAGGTGGGCGGCCAGCCAGGCGGCGCGGGCGGCATCCCGGTTCCCGGTGCCGACGGCGGTGGCGAGGGCGTCGGTCTGCGCGGTGAGCGTGTCGAGGCCGGCGGTGGTGGCGTCGTGGTAGGCCTTGGCCGGGGCGATGAGGTCGGCGTAGGTGACCGGGATGACGGCCGGTGCCCGGCGGGCGGTGCCGCCGGTGAGGTGGACGACCGGGCCGGTGACTGCGTCGGCGTCGTCGGGGAGGCAGCGCAGGGCGTAGTCGCCGGCGTCGAGGGTGACGTCGAGCGCGCGGGTGGCCCCGGCGCCGAGGCCTTCCACCTCGCCGAAGACGGCGCCGGTGGCCGGGTCGACGACCTCGGCCTCGGCGATGACGGCCCCGGTGTTGCGCAGCAGGAGCGTCTGCGGCCCGGCCGGCGAGGGGCTCCAGCCGTGCCCGCAGGCGGACGCGGACACCTCGACGACGGTCTCCGGGGCGGCCGCGGGTCTCCCCCACAGCCACCAGCCGGCGCCGCCCAGAACCACCAGGGCGACCACCCCTGCGACGACCCAGCGCGACACGCCTCTCCTCACCCGGACGGTGGATCTTTGCCGAGCGGAGCGTAGGCACGACGGGTTCCGGCCCCGGTCCGATTTGCACGGTCCCGTCGAACGTTCACCGAGTGTTCGGGCGAGGTTTCGCCCAGATGAGCGAAAATGGGATATCGACACCTTTTCCACCGGCCGGCCCGGCCGCGTGCGGCTAGTTGTGGCGCCCTGTGAGGTTGTCCGCGCGGGTGAAGCGCTGAGCGGCACCGATCTCGGTGGCTCCGGCGCGGAAGGCGCGAGGGCGGCGGCAGGCCAGAGCGTTGTCGGTCATGACCCCTTCGACGGCCGGGATGCCGTGGGTGGCGAACACGGCGGCGGAGGAGGTCGGCGCAGGCGGCCGCGGTTTCTCGGGGTGGATCTCGGCGGGTGGGCGTGGTGTGCGGCCGGCTGGGCCGATCGGCCAGCCCGGCCCGGCCCTCCCCCCTGAACCGCGCACACCTTCACCCCACACGGAGGGCTTCCTCATGATCAACCGGACGCGCCGACCACACCGTCAACAACGCCCAGGGGCCACTACAGCTAGCGGCGGGTGAGCAGGAAGATCGGCAGCTCGCGGCCCGCGGCGAGGCGTTCCATCTCGTAGCCGGGCCAGAACTCGAGCAGGCGCTGCCACATTCGGTCGTAGTCCGCGCCCTTGACCGGCTGGGCGGTGACCGGGATTTCGCGGCCGCGCACGGCGACGCACGCGTCGGCGTGGGCGCGCAGGTTGTAGGTCCACCCCGGGTCGCGCGGGCGGCCCCAGTTCGAGCCCACCAGCACGAAGCCGTCCTGGTACGGGAAGTACAGCAGGTTCGTGCTGCGCGGCAGCCCGCTCTTGCGCCCGACCGTGGTCAGCCGCAGCGACGGCAGGCCCGCGATCCCCACCAGGCTCACCCGCCCGCCGAACAGGTGGTGCAGCCGCTTGTCGGACCAGATGATGACCTTGGCGAGCTTCATCAGCCACGGCCGGGTGCCCAGCCTGCGGGCCAGGAGGGGGAGCGGGTTCTTCACGAACCCCATTGGACCACCAGCCCGCTCCCCGCCCCGCCCAGGCCGTGCTGCGGTGCCGCTCACCCCACCTGGCTGACCGCCCGCGCCAGCGACACCCCGAACCGCCCCGCCGCATCGGTCCACCAGCGCTCCACCGCGAACCCGGCGTCGGCCATCTCCGCCGACACCCCGTCACGGCGGAACTTCGCCGAGATCTCCGTCCGGATGTACTCGCCGGCCTCGAACGACACCTCCATGCCCGCCCCCGGGATCGACACGCGCACCGCCTCGGGCGCGCGCAGCCGCATCTCGATCCACTCGTGGTCGGCGTCCCAGTGGGCCACGTGCTCGAAGGCGTCCGGGTCGAAGTCCGCACCCAGTACCTCGTTGATCACCCGCAGCACGTTGCGGTTGAACGCGGCCGTCACGCCGGCCGCGTCGTCGTAGGCGCGGACCAGCGTGCCGGCGTCCTTGACCAGGTCGGTGCCCAGCAGGAACCACTCGCCACCGGCCAGCACGTCCCGCACCGAGCGCAGGAACTTGCCGCGGTCGGCGGGCAGGAAGTTGCCGATCGTCCCGCCGAGGAACGCCACCAGCCGCGGCGGCTCGCCGGGCAGCAGGCCCAGGTGCTCGGTGAAGTCGCCGACCACACCCCGCACGTCCAGGCCGGGGTAGCCCGCCCGGATGGCCTCGACCGCCTCCGCCAGCGCCGACTCCGACACGTCCAGCGGGACGAACGTGCGCAGGCTCCCGTGGTCGCGCAGACCGTCGAGCAGCAGCCGGGTCTTCTCGCTCGACCCCGACCCGAGTTCCACCAGCGTGTGCGCGCCGGTGATCCGCGCGATCTCGCCGGCCTCCCGCGCGAGCACCTCGCGCTCCGACCGGGTCGGGTAGTACTCGGGCAGCGCGGTGATGTCTTCGAACAGCCTGCTGCCCGCCGCGTCGTAGAACCACTTGGACGGCAGCCACTTCTGCTCGGCCGACAGCCCCACCCGCACGTCCGCGCGCAGCGCTTCGGCCACGTCCACGGCGCTGCGGTGGATGTCCAGCTCGGACTCGGTCATGACACGACACTCCGATCGGCGTTGAGGGCGACGAGTTCGACGGCGCCGTGCCGGGCGGCCACCAGGTGCCGGTCCGGCACCTCCGACCAGCCCGGCGCGTCGTCGAGCGGTTCGGACGCGAAGAGGACGGCCTCGCCCTCGACCCGCGCCCACAGCGAGTGGGTCCAGGCCGTTCCGATGAGGACGGTCCCGTCGGTGAGCAGGAAGTTCAGCCGGGAACCGGGCGCGGCGCGCTCCACCCGGGTGATCAGGTCGGTGACGGCCGCGGCCGGCTCCTCCCCCGCGCGCAGCCGGTCGAGCAGCAACGCCCACAGCACGGCCGAATCGGTCGGCGCCGGCAGGGTCATCAGGTCGGTGACCGGCAGCTTGCCGGCGAGCTCGGCGAGGCTGTCCGGCCAGCCGCGCACCAGCCCGTTGTGGCTGAACAGCCACCGGCCACCGGTGAACGGCGCGCACGCGCCCTCGCCCGACGGCATCCCCGTGGTGCCGTTGCGCACCGCCGCGACGAACGCGCCGCTGCGGACCGACCGCGCCAGGCGCGGCAGGTCGGCGTCGCTCCACAGTGGAGCCGGACGCCGGTAGCGCACCGGCTCCGGCTCCCCGTCGTACCAGCCCAGCCCGAAGCCGTCGGCGTTCACCACGCCACCGCCGCGCATGTCGCGCGGTGCGTAGGTCTGGCGCAGCAACGAGTGCGGCGCCTCGAACAGCGGGTCCGCCGGCGTGCGCGGCGGACCCAGGTAACCGAGGTGGCGGCACATCTCAGGCCCGCTCACCCGGTGCGGCGTCGCGCGCGCACCGGAAGCCGGAGAAGATCTGCCGCCGGATCGGGTAGTCCCAGTTGCGGAACGTGCCGCGGATCGCGGCCGCGTCGGTGCCGAACGAGCCGCCGCGCAGCACCTTGTACTCCGGCCCGAAGAACACCTCCGAGTACTCGCGGTAGGGGAACGCGCGGAAGCCCGGGTACCCGGCGAAGTCGGTGCTGGTCCACTCCCACACGTCACCGATCAGCTGGTGCACCCCGAACGCCGAGGCGCCCTTCGGGTAGGCGCCGGCCGGGGCCGGCGAGAGGTGCCGCTGGCCGAGGTTGGCGTGCTCGGGCGTCGGGTCGTCGTTGCCCCACGGGTAGCGGCGGGACTCCCCCGTCGCCGGGTCGAAGCGGGCCGCCTTCTCCCACTCCGCCTCGGTGGGCAGCCGCTTGCCCGCCCACGCCGCGTAGGCCTCGGCCTCGTAGAACGAGACGTGCACGACCGGCTGGTCCACCGGGACGGGCTCGTGGACCCCGAACCGGACCCGCCACCAGCCGTCTCGCTCCCGGCGCCAGAACCGGGGCGCGGTGATGTCGTGCGCGCTGCGGTACTCCCAGCCCGCCGCGCTCCACCACTCCCGCCGGTCGTAGCCTCCGGACTCGAGGAACTCCAGGTACGCGCCGTTGGTGACCGGCACCGTGTCCAGGACGAACGCGTCCACCTCGACCTCGTGGGCCGGGCGCTCGTTGTCCAGCGCCCACGGCTCCAGCGACGTCCCCATCACGAACGAGCCCGCCGGGATGAACACCTCGCCCGGCAACTCCCCGGACCGGGCGGGCGGCGGCTCCGGCGCGTGCAGCACCGGGTCGCCCTGGCGCAGCTGGTGCGTGGCCAGCATGGTCTCGTCGTGCTGCTGCTCGTGCTGGGTGATCATGCCGAAGGCGAACCCGGCCTCGGTGAGCGGCCTGCCCGTCATCGGCGCGCGCTCCAGGACGTCGAACGCCTTGGCCCGCACTTCGGCCACGTACGCCCGCGCCTCGGCCGGGCCGAGCAACGGCAGCGACGGACGCGACGCGCGCGGGTGCTGGAAGGCGTCGTAGAGGTCGTCGATGTCGGGCCGCAGCGGCTCCCGGCCGCCCACGTCCCGCACCAGCCACAGCTCCTCCTGGCTGCCGATGTGCGCGAGGTCCCAGACCAGCGGTGACATCAGCTTCGAGTGCTGGCGCACCAGGTCGTCGTCGTCGACTACGCCGGTGAGCACCGTGCTGCGGGCCCGCGCCCGCTCCAGTGCCTCCGCCGCGCGGGAGCGCAGGCCCTCGGCGGGCAGGTCGCGCAGCGGGTTCGGCGCTTCGGTCGGTGAAGTGGGTGACACGTCGGTCATCTCATCCCCTCCCGGCGTGCGCGAGCCGCTGCACGCCTTCGCTGATCTGGTTGACGGTCTCCTCGGCCAGTCCGGTGCGGACCAGCTCGGCGCACCCGAGGTCGGCGACCGCGCGCGCCACCGCGGCGATCCGCGCGTCGGCCATGCCGGCGCGCGCGGCGCGCTCCCACTCGCCCGCGACCGGGGCGCACAGCTCGCGCACCCGGTCCACTGTGGACGGCCGGTCGAGCAGGGCGCTCAGCAGCGCCACCGGGTGCATCCAACGCTCCCGCGGCTGGGCGTCGAGGTAGCGGACCTCCAGGTAGCCGTGCGGCCGCACCGGGGTGAACATCGTGGTCAGGTGGTAGTCGAGATCGGCCAGCGTCGGAGGGCCCAGGACCCGGCCGGCGCCGCGGCCCGCCGCCCAGTCCGCGAAGGTCAGGTCCGGCGGCGCGTCCCACGGCCCGTCGCCGCGCCGCACGACCATGAGCGGGGTGTCCATGACCCGGCGCGCCCAGCTCGCGACCGGGTCGTCGTCGCACGCGGCGGCCGACGTCCGGCAGGTCTCGGTGTTCATCACCGCGAGCCACCGGGCCGACGCCGCGCCGGTGTCCCGGCCCGCGTGCCGGGGCGAGTTGGCGAACAGGGCCAGCAGGGGCGGCCCGAGTGCGTGCACCGCGGCCCACCGCGCGGCGAACTGGCCCGCTACCCCGGCGTCGACGCAGATCTGCAGGCCCGCGGTGCTGCACATCATCGTGACGCCACCGGTGCCCATCGGGGCGAACCGGCGTTCCATCGCCGCGTAGCGCGGGGTGCCCAGCAGCCGGGCGGGCGGGCGGTGGGCGTCGATGCCGTCGTCACGCAGGACGAACCCGTGGCGGGCGAGGAGACCGGAGAGGTACGACAGATCGGCGGCGACCACCGCGGCGAGATCGCGGAGCGAGGCCTGGGGCAGGGCGGAGATCTCGACCTGGCCGCCGGGTTCGAGAGTCAGGGGGGAGCCCGCCGGCAACGGCACGGCCGGGCTGTCGGGACGGAGGGTGCGCGGGGTGTGCGGACCGAGCGCACGGGCGAGGTCTTCGGCTTCGAGTGGTCTTCGCAGGTCTTCGGCGTAGTGCACGGTGTATTCGAGTTCCACGCCGAGCAGGCGCGGCGGGCCGTGCTTGAAGCACACGGACGCCACGTACGCCTCACCCTCGGCGCGGTCCGAGACCACCTTCGCCGCCACCGCCCCACCGGGGGCTGGGGACATGGGCCGGGCCGCTGTCATGTCGTGTCCAATCGCCGGGATCACTTGCTTTCGGACGCTACACGCGGGTACCGACAATTTCAGGTGTCCCGGCGGCCGTTCCGGCACGGCGCAAAAACCCGATCCTTGCAGTAAGTACGTACGGTTTGCGAGGCCCGGGCTCCGGATGTCAGGATCTAGCCATGCCCCGGGTCAGCCAGGACCACCTCGAAGCACGCAGGCGCCAGATCCTCGACGGGTCCCGTGTCTGTTTCGCCCGGTACGGCTACGAGGGTGCCACGGTGCGGCGGCTGGAGGAAGCCACCGGGCTCTCCCGCGGCGCGATCTTCCACCACTTCCGCGACAAGGAGTCCCTGTTCCTCGCCCTCGCGGAGGAGGACGCCGCGCGCATGGCCGACGTCGTCGCCGAACAGGGTCTGGTGCAGGTGATGCGCGACCTGCTCACCGAGGGCAGCGACCACCCCGCGGACTGGCTGGGCACCCGGCTGGAGGTCTCCCGGCGGCTGCGCACCGACCCGGAGTTCCGCGGCCGCTGGGCCGAGCGCTCGCAGCAGCTGACCGCCGCCACCCGCCAGCGCCTGCTGTGGCAGCGCCGGGCCGGCAACCTCCGCGACGACGTGGACGTCGACGTCCTCACCGCCTACCTGGAGCTGGTCCTGGAAGGACTGGTCTCGCACCTGGCGATGGGCCTGCCCGGCGACGACCTCGGCCCGGTGCTCGACCTCGTCGAGGAGAGCGTGCGCCGCCACCGGGCGCGCGCCGCCGTCGACTCCTGACACGCTCACCAGCGGCGACACCCTGGCCCGCCCGCGCGGGCAGGTATCATGGCGCACACGTTTCCAGCCACCTCCCAAGGAGTGACTTCTTTCGTGCGCGACGCGCAGTCACCTGGTGACAGTACGAAGCCGGGTGACGAACCCGGCGTTCCCGAGCACCTCCCCGGCGCGGCACAGGACCGTGACGGCCGATGATGGACGTGCTCCTCTCCGTTCTCGGAGTCCTGTTCTTCGTGTTGCTGACCGTCGGCACCGGTCTCGCGGTGGCCGCCGAGTTCTCGCTGACCGCGCTCGAGCGCAGCACGGTCGAGGCCAACGTCCGCCAGGTCGGTGACCGGCGCTCCCGCACCGTCCGCAAGGCGCATTCGACCCTGTCGTTCCAGCTCTCCGGCGCGCAGGTCGCGATCACGCTGACCACGCTGGTCACCGGGTACGTCGCCGAGCCGCTGATCGGCAACCTGGTCCGCCCGCTGCTGACCACCACCGGCCTGTCCGCGGGCGTCGCCGCCGGGGCCTCCGTCGTCGTCGCGCTGCTGCTGGCGACCATCCTGTCGATGGTGCTCGGTGAGATGGCGCCGAAGAACCTCGCCGTGGCCAAGCCGCTGGAGACCGCGCGCGCCGTGATGGGCTACCACTCGCGGTTCTCGGCGCTGTTCCGCTGGCTGATCACGCTGATGAACAACAGCGCCAACTTCCTGGTCCGCAAGTTCGGCATCGAGCCGCAGGAGGAACTGCGCTCGGCCCGCTCGCCGCAGGAGCTCGGCTCGATCGTGCGGTCCAGCGCCGAGAGCGGCACCCTGGACACCTCCACCGCGCAGCTGCTGGACAAGTCGCTGCGCTTCGGCGACCGCACCGCCGAGGAGCTGATGACCCCGCGCGTGCAGGTCCAGTCGCTGACCGTGGGCGACACGATCAACGACCTGGTGGAGCTGTCGCGGCGCACCGGGTTCTCCCGCTTCCCCGTCTACACCGAGGACCTGGACGACGTGCAGGGCGCGGTGCACGTCAAGCAGGCCTTCGCGGTGCCGGCCGCCGAGCGCGCGACGGTGAAGATCGGGTCGGTCATGCGGCCGGTGCCCACCGTGCCCGAGTCGCTGCCCGGCGACGCGCTGCTGTCGCGGCTGCGGGCCTCGCGCTTCCAGCTGGCGATGGTCGTCGACGAGTACGGCGGCACCGCGGGCCTGGTGACGCTGGAGGACGTGGTCGAGGAGATCATCGGCGACGTCCGGGACGAGCACGACACCGGCGAGGCCCCGTCGTCGCAGCGGGTCGGCACGGACGCCTGGCTGGTCTCCGGCCAGCTGCGCGCCGACGAGGTCACCGACATCACCGGGTTCCGGATGCCCGACGGGGACTACGAAACCATCGCCGGGCTGGTGCTGGAGCGGCTCGGCCGCATCCCCGGCCCGGGTGATTCCACCGTGGTCGACGGGTGGTGCCTGACGGTGTCCGAAATGGACCGCCACCGCATCGCCGAGGTGAGCCTGCGACCGCTCGATGACGCGCGGACCGGGGAGGTGGCGCGGTGAACGACTGGCTCGCCATCTTCCTGATCGTCGTCCTGCTGCTGCTCAACGCGTTCTTCGTGGGTGCGGAGTTCACCCTGATCTCGTCGCGCCGCGACCGCCTGGAGGCCCTGCTGGAACAGGGCAAGACGCGCGCCAAGATCGTGATCAACGCCAGCAGGCACGTGTCGCAGATGCTCGCCGGCGCCCAGCTGGGCATCACGATCAGCTCGCTGCTGCTGGGCCGCCTGGGCGAACCGGCGGTCGCGCACCGGCTCCAGGCGCTGTTCGAGCTGCTCGGCCTGCCGGACGTGGTGCTGCACGCGGTGTCGTTCGCGATCGCGCTGACCTTCATCACGATCCTGCACGTGCTGATCGGCGAGATGGTGCCGAAGAACCTCGCCATCGCCGAACCGGAGCGGCTCGCGCTGTGGCTGGTGCCGATCGCCGTCGGCTGGGTCAAGCTCACCAAGCCGTTCATCTGGCTGCTCAACGCGATGGCCAACTCGCTGCTGCGGCTGATCCGGGTGCAGCCCAAGGACGAGCTGGAGACCGCCTACACCTCCGATGAGCTGGCCGAACTGCTGTCGGAGTCCCGCCGCGAGGGCCTGCTCGAGCAGTCCGAGCACGAGCGGCTCAGCCAGACCCTGTCGTCGGTGGAGAAGACCGTCGGCGACGTCCTGGTGCCCACCGCCGAGCTCACCACGCTGTCCAGCACGCCGACGATGGGCGACGTCGAGGAGGCGGTGTCCTCGACCGGCTTCTCCCGCTACCCGCTGCGCTCCGAGGACGGCGAGCTGATCGGCTACCTGCACGTGAAGGACGTGCTCGACCAGATCGGCGACGCCCCGTCGAGCACCGTGCCGCGCGGCAAGACCCGGGCGCTCACCGACCTGCCGGTGCACGCCCGGCTCGACGAGGCGCTGTCCGCCATGCGGCGCGAGGGCAGCCACCTGGCCCGCGCGCGCGGCGACGACGGCACGGTGATCGGTGTCGTCGCGCTGGAGGACCTGGTCGAGGAGTACGTGGGCACGGTCCGCGACGGCACACACGTGACCGCGTGATGCAGGTCCTGGCCGAGGACGAGTGGCGGGCGCGCGAACGGCACCACGTCCCGCGCGTCCGCCGCTGGACCGCGCCCTACCAGCGGCGCCGGTCCCGCGGGGAGAAGCACCCCGTGCACGACTTCCTGTTCCAGTACTACCCGCACCGTCCGGCGCACCTCGAGCGGTGGAGCCCGGGACCGGGGGTGGTGCTGGCCGGTCCGGCGGCGCGGGAGTTCCTGGGGCGGCCGGAGTTCCGGGAGACGCGCGAGGGGGTGACGCTCGGGGACCTGCCGGTCAAGCGCGTCCCGGCGGTGCGGGCGCTGCTCGTGCTGCTGGAGGCGACGGCGTCGCGGCCGCCGCGGCTGAGCTGTTTCGGGCTGCACGAGTGGGCCATGGTGTACCGGCAGGCACCGGAGCAGGTGCGGCACAGCCAGCTGCCGCTGCGGCTCGGCCCGGCGGGCACCGACACGGTCGTCGAGTCGCTGGACCTGCGCTGCGGGCACTTCGACGCGTTCCGGTTCTTCACCGGGCCGGCGCGGCCGCGCAACGCGTGGCAGCCGACGCGGGAACGTCAGGCCGAGTTGGAGCAGCCCGGGTGCCTGCACGCCAACATGGACCTGTACCGGGCGGCGTTCAAGCTCGATCCGTTCGTGCCCTCCGAGCTCGTCGCGGACTGCTTCGAGCTCGCGGTGGAGATCCGCGAACTGGACATGCGCGCCAGCCCGTACGATTTGTCGGGGCTGGGCTACTCCCCCGTGCGGATCGAGACCGCCCGGGGGCGCGCGGAGTACGCGCGGGCCCAGGCGGCGTTCGCCGCCCGGGCGGAGCCGTTGCGCACTCGGCTGATCGAGCACTGCCGGACGCTCCTCGCGCAGCGGCAGTAACAGTCAGTCCTGCGATTTTCGTGGGTTCATCACGTTTCGCTAACGGCAAACCCCTGTTAGGGTGAACGTCGTTTGTCGGAGCGCACGGAGAGTTGAGGAAGAGCACGCATGGGGCGACACAGCAGGGGCGACGACCCCGCTCACGGCCGTCCTCAGGCTGGGGAGTCCACCGGGTACCGGCGTGCGGCCGCGCGGCCGGGCGAAGTCGTGGGTTCCTTCCCGGTGGATCGCGGCTCCGCCGGCGGTTACCAGCGCGTGCCGGGCAGCACTCCGGGCGAGACGACGGGCAGCCGCCGCGCCGTGGGCGAGTTCGCGGGCCCCGGCGAAGTGACCGGGAGCCGCACCGGGTCCCGGCCGGCGGGGCCGGGGTTGCGCGCTCCGGGCGAGACCACGGGCAGCCGCCGGGCGATCACGGCCGAGGCGGCCGACGGCCGCCGCGCGCCGGTGGGGGCGGGCGCCGCCGAGACCACGGGCAGCAGGCGTGCGATCGCGGGCGCCTCGGAGACCACCGGCAGCCGCCGCGCGGTGGGCGAGTCGACCGGCTACCGCCGGGCCGGGACGGGCGAAAGCACCGGCAGCAGCCGGATCCTCGGCGCGGACGGGCGTCCTCAGCTCGGGCGCCGCCGGGCCGGCGCGAGCGAGTCGACCGGCTCGCACCGCGTCACGCCGCCCGGGGAGGCCACCGGCTCGCACCGGGTGGTCGGCGAGACCAAACGCGGCATCGCGAAGTGGCCGCTCGTCGCCGGGGGCTTCGTCGTGCTCCTCGTCCTCGGGCTCCTCGCCTGGGGCTGGGCCGGCAACATCGTCAACAGCCGCGCCGAGGCCCAGGCCGCCGCCTGCCCCGAGGGCGACTCGAACCTCAGCGTGGCCACCGCCCCGTCCGTGGCGCCCGCTGTCACCGCGGCCGCCGAGCGGTGGAACCAGGCGAAGACCGTCGTGCACGCCCACTGCGTCCAGGTCCACGTGCAGGCCATCGACGACCAGCGCGTGCTGCTCGCCCTCACCGGGCGCGGCAACGTCGACTCGATCGGCGGGCAGCCCGCCGTGTGGATCCCGGAGACCACGGCGGCGATCACCGAGCTGACCACCGCCCGGCCCACCCTGCTGACCTCCCCGGCCGAGTCCGTGGCGACCACCGCCACCGCCGACTACCCGTGCGCGGTGCTCACCACCGACGACGTCGACGAGGTCCAGCAGCGCGCCGCCCAGGCGTTCCGCAACTACCTGCAGGAACCGGCGCAGAAGGCCGACTTCGCCCGGGTCCTCACACCCGGCGCGTAGCGGCGTTCCCGGCGTTCCCGGCCACCGGGCTACGCCCGCGCGCGGTCGCGGCCCGGGCTGCTCACTACCGCGGCCGCCCTGCCTGATGTGGTGAGCCTCGGTGCGCCTGGAACGCCCCGGTCACGCCGGTGCCGGGCCAGTGAGGACCGCGCGGGTGGCCGCGTCGGCCGGGTAGAACGACTCGATCACCAGCTCGGCGAGCGTGACGTCGAGCGCTGTGCCGAACGTCGCGACCGTGGACAGCAGCCTCAGCTCGCCGTCCCCGTGCCGCAGCCGCAGCGGGACGAACACCGAGCCCGGCGGCATCTCGCCCGCCGGCTGGTCGCACGGGTAGGCGCTCACTTCGGCCAGCAGGTCCGCCAGGTCCTGGTCGGCGGTGATCTCCACCTGCCGCCGCAGCCGTCCGAGCAGCTCCGCCCGCCACTGCCCCAGGTTCACCACGTGCGGCGCGAGACCGCGCGGGTGCAGGGCCACGCGCAGGACGTTCACCGGCGGTTCGAGCAGTTCCGGGGCGACCCGTGCGGTCAGCAGGGCGAGGCCGCTGTTGGATTCGACCAGGTCCCAGCCGCGGTCGACGACCAGCGCCGGGTACGGCTCGTGCCCGGCGAGCAGGTGCCGGACGGCCTCCAGCGCGGCACCCAGGTCGGTGAGCGCGTTCTCCGGGTAGACCGGGGCGTAACCGGCCGACAGCAGCATCCGGTTGCGTTCCCGCAGCGGCACGTCCAGCCGCTCCCCCAGGCGCAGCACCATGTCGCGGCTGGGCCGGGACCGGCCGTTTTCCAGGAAGCTCAGGTGGCGGGTGGAGATCTCCGCGGACAGGGCGAGGTCGAGCTGGCTGAGCCGGCGGCGTTCCCGCCAGTGCCGCAGTTGCTCCCCGACGGGGCGCTGCATGGTCGTCACCGCACCGAATCTACGGGCGGCCCGGCGGTGCTGCCATTACCTCCGGCGTAATCGACGGCACGCGCGATCCGGGCGATCGTGATCAGGTCACACCGACCGAGATCAGGAGGATCGCATGTCCGACTACACCACCCTCGCCCAGCGCTACATCGACGTGTGGAACGAGACCGACGCGGACAAGCGGCGGGCGCTCGTCGGCGAGGTGTTCACCCCGGAGGCCACCTACACGGACCCGCTGGGCGCGGTGCGCGGCGCCGACGGGGTGGACGGGTTCATCGCCGGGGCTCAGCAGCAGTTCGCCGGCCTGGAGTTCCAGCTGGGCGGCGCGGTCGACGGGCACCACGACCAGGCCCGCTTCACCTGGCACCTGGGCGTTCCGGGCTCGGACGAGCCGCTGGCGATCGGGTTCGACGTGGTCGTCATCGAGGACGGCCGCATCGCCCAGGTGCTGGGGTTCCTGGACAAGATGCCGGGCTGACACCGCCGGCCCGGACCCCCAGGTCCGGGCCCTCCCCACTCTGTCCGTGCCCCGTCAGGGCGCCTGAGAGGTTCACCCGAGAGTTAGCCGGGTTTG
Coding sequences within it:
- the egtB gene encoding ergothioneine biosynthesis protein EgtB, which translates into the protein MTDVSPTSPTEAPNPLRDLPAEGLRSRAAEALERARARSTVLTGVVDDDDLVRQHSKLMSPLVWDLAHIGSQEELWLVRDVGGREPLRPDIDDLYDAFQHPRASRPSLPLLGPAEARAYVAEVRAKAFDVLERAPMTGRPLTEAGFAFGMITQHEQQHDETMLATHQLRQGDPVLHAPEPPPARSGELPGEVFIPAGSFVMGTSLEPWALDNERPAHEVEVDAFVLDTVPVTNGAYLEFLESGGYDRREWWSAAGWEYRSAHDITAPRFWRRERDGWWRVRFGVHEPVPVDQPVVHVSFYEAEAYAAWAGKRLPTEAEWEKAARFDPATGESRRYPWGNDDPTPEHANLGQRHLSPAPAGAYPKGASAFGVHQLIGDVWEWTSTDFAGYPGFRAFPYREYSEVFFGPEYKVLRGGSFGTDAAAIRGTFRNWDYPIRRQIFSGFRCARDAAPGERA
- a CDS encoding glutamate-cysteine ligase family protein, coding for MTAARPMSPAPGGAVAAKVVSDRAEGEAYVASVCFKHGPPRLLGVELEYTVHYAEDLRRPLEAEDLARALGPHTPRTLRPDSPAVPLPAGSPLTLEPGGQVEISALPQASLRDLAAVVAADLSYLSGLLARHGFVLRDDGIDAHRPPARLLGTPRYAAMERRFAPMGTGGVTMMCSTAGLQICVDAGVAGQFAARWAAVHALGPPLLALFANSPRHAGRDTGAASARWLAVMNTETCRTSAAACDDDPVASWARRVMDTPLMVVRRGDGPWDAPPDLTFADWAAGRGAGRVLGPPTLADLDYHLTTMFTPVRPHGYLEVRYLDAQPRERWMHPVALLSALLDRPSTVDRVRELCAPVAGEWERAARAGMADARIAAVARAVADLGCAELVRTGLAEETVNQISEGVQRLAHAGRG
- a CDS encoding peptidase M75 family protein, whose translation is MSRWVVAGVVALVVLGGAGWWLWGRPAAAPETVVEVSASACGHGWSPSPAGPQTLLLRNTGAVIAEAEVVDPATGAVFGEVEGLGAGATRALDVTLDAGDYALRCLPDDADAVTGPVVHLTGGTARRAPAVIPVTYADLIAPAKAYHDATTAGLDTLTAQTDALATAVGTGNRDAARAAWLAAHLTYERLGAAYGAFGDADSAINGTADGLPGGIADPGFTGFHRLEYGLWHDEPAAALTAVARQLDDAVHRLRESFPDTQIDQHDLGLRAHEIMENALQSELTGHTDYGSGTGLATTLANLDGTVAVLDVLRPLLSTRMPALSDVDAQIARVRTVLHTGQRRDGSWVPVAQLTTAQRERVNGAVAELTEQLAPIAAITAPRRTS
- a CDS encoding nitroreductase family deazaflavin-dependent oxidoreductase translates to MKNPLPLLARRLGTRPWLMKLAKVIIWSDKRLHHLFGGRVSLVGIAGLPSLRLTTVGRKSGLPRSTNLLYFPYQDGFVLVGSNWGRPRDPGWTYNLRAHADACVAVRGREIPVTAQPVKGADYDRMWQRLLEFWPGYEMERLAAGRELPIFLLTRR
- the egtD gene encoding L-histidine N(alpha)-methyltransferase codes for the protein MTESELDIHRSAVDVAEALRADVRVGLSAEQKWLPSKWFYDAAGSRLFEDITALPEYYPTRSEREVLAREAGEIARITGAHTLVELGSGSSEKTRLLLDGLRDHGSLRTFVPLDVSESALAEAVEAIRAGYPGLDVRGVVGDFTEHLGLLPGEPPRLVAFLGGTIGNFLPADRGKFLRSVRDVLAGGEWFLLGTDLVKDAGTLVRAYDDAAGVTAAFNRNVLRVINEVLGADFDPDAFEHVAHWDADHEWIEMRLRAPEAVRVSIPGAGMEVSFEAGEYIRTEISAKFRRDGVSAEMADAGFAVERWWTDAAGRFGVSLARAVSQVG
- the egtC gene encoding ergothioneine biosynthesis protein EgtC, translating into MCRHLGYLGPPRTPADPLFEAPHSLLRQTYAPRDMRGGGVVNADGFGLGWYDGEPEPVRYRRPAPLWSDADLPRLARSVRSGAFVAAVRNGTTGMPSGEGACAPFTGGRWLFSHNGLVRGWPDSLAELAGKLPVTDLMTLPAPTDSAVLWALLLDRLRAGEEPAAAVTDLITRVERAAPGSRLNFLLTDGTVLIGTAWTHSLWARVEGEAVLFASEPLDDAPGWSEVPDRHLVAARHGAVELVALNADRSVVS
- a CDS encoding TetR/AcrR family transcriptional regulator; protein product: MPRVSQDHLEARRRQILDGSRVCFARYGYEGATVRRLEEATGLSRGAIFHHFRDKESLFLALAEEDAARMADVVAEQGLVQVMRDLLTEGSDHPADWLGTRLEVSRRLRTDPEFRGRWAERSQQLTAATRQRLLWQRRAGNLRDDVDVDVLTAYLELVLEGLVSHLAMGLPGDDLGPVLDLVEESVRRHRARAAVDS